One window of the Pseudochaenichthys georgianus chromosome 21, fPseGeo1.2, whole genome shotgun sequence genome contains the following:
- the LOC117466250 gene encoding 1-phosphatidylinositol 4,5-bisphosphate phosphodiesterase delta-4-like, with product MDPEGSRIQDDPHIKVMMAGSTLRKVKSRSWKKQRHFRLLEDGMTIWYKSRWAGMGHSTFSVTEMEAVREGHQSEVLLSTAEEFPADLCFTLVFHGRQGNLDLVAETPEEAKAWIQGVRKLIHKAQNMDEKERLDQWVWDWFKKADKNKDGKMTFKEVRKLLKMMNVEMSEDHAFHLFTMADKSDSGSLEIEQFVYFYKMLTQRDEVWKVFQDYSGDGEKLMLEELENFLSMEQQEGEKSSHAQELINRYEPSESAKKQGAMSLDGFQIYLCSQEGSIFKPELRELHQDMSQPLSHYFISSSHNTYLLEDQLRGQSSLEAYIQALKRGCRCVEVDCWDGSDGEPVVYHGHTLTSKILFRDVISTLKEYAFKASDFPVILSLENHCCVEQQTVMAKHIRVICGDMLLTTLLHGQVPQQLPSPQELKGKILLKAKKISGTEGSLDETLTDDISDEEEMTNHEAESLSAEEPPAGTLNHDGKNSKAKLSKELSDLVVYCKSVHFHGFEYARSYGKCSEMSSFSESKAKRLAKDTGTDFVQYHTRQLSRIYPAGRRTESSNYNPQDMWSVGCQIVALNFQTAGLEMDLNDGLFAQNAGCGYVLKPAFMRDGNTQFSPEKPEERPGYTPMRLSIQVISGQQLPKVNQKEGSIVDPLVRVEIYGVPQDQAKEETSHINNNGFNPVWNETLNFVIHTPELALVRFEVEDYDKTSRNDFMGQFTLPFTSIQAGYRHIHLLSKDGTAIPPSSLFVNISISELTRRSQI from the exons ATGGATCCTGAAGGTTCAC GCATCCAGGATGACCCACATATCAAGGTGATGATGGCAGGGTCGACTCTGAGAAAAGTAAAGTCACGTTCATGGAAGAAGCAGCGACATTTCCGCCTCCTGGAGGACGGCATGACTATCTGGTACAAGTCCAGATGGGCAGGAATGGGCCACTCCACCT TCTCAGTCACAGAGATGGAGGCAGTGCGTGAGGGCCACCAGTCGGAGGTCCTGCTGAGTACTGCTGAGGAGTTCCCTGCTGACCTCTGCTTCACCTTAGTGTTTCACGGTCGCCAAGGCAACCTGGACCTTGTGGCTGAGACGCCAGAGGAAGCTAAGGCCTGGATCCAGGGGGTGCGCAAGCTGATCCACAAGGCTCAAAACATGGATGAGAAGGAGAGGCTGGACCA GTGGGTCTGGGACTGGTTTAAGAAAGCTGACAAAAACAAAGATGGtaagatgactttcaaagaggtGCGGAAACTGCTGAAGATGATGAACGTGGAAATGAGTGAGGACCATGCTTTCCATCTCTTCACG ATGGCAGACAAGTCGGACAGTGGCTCTTTGGAAATCGAGCAGTTTGTCTATTTCTACAAGATGCTGACTCAGCGGGATGAGGTGTGGAAGGTGTTCCAGGACTATTCTGGAGATGGAGAGAAGTTGATGTTGGAGGAGCTGGAGAACTTCCTGAGCATGGAGCAGCAGGAGGGAGAGAAGAGTTCCCATGCCCAGGAGCTGATCAACCGCTACGAACCATCAGAATCAG CCAAGAAGCAAGGTGCCATGTCCTTAGATGGCTTCCAGATCTACCTGTGCTCCCAAGAGGGCTCCATATTTAAACCTGAGCTGCGGGAGCTTCACCAGGACATGAGCCAGCCGCTCAGCCACtacttcatctcctcctcacaCAACACCTACCTCCTGGAGGACCAGCTGAGAGGACAGAGCAGCCTGGAGGCATACATCCA ggcccTGAAGAGAGGCTGCCGGTGTGTGGAGGTTGACTGCTGGGATGGCAGTGATGGGGAACCCGTTGTGTATCACGGTCACACTTTAACTTCCAAGATCCTTTTTAGAGACGTCATATCAACGCTGAAGGAATACGCCTTCAAG GCATCTGACTTCCCTGTCATTCTGTCCCTGGAGAATCACTGCTGTGTGGAGCAGCAGACCGTCATGGCCAAACACATTAGAGTCATCTGTGGGGACATGCTACTGACCACGCTGCTGCATGGACAGGTCCCTCAACAGCTTCCGTCTCCACAG GAGCTGAAAGGTAAGATTTTGCTGAAAGCCAAGAAAATAAGCGGTACAGAAGGCAGTCTCGATGAAACCCTGACAGATGACATTAGCGATGAGGAAGAGATGACCAACCATGAAGCTGAGAGCCTTTCTGCAGAGGAACCACCAGCTGGGACTTTGAACCACGATGGGAAG AATTCCAAGGCCAAACTGTCTAAGGAGCTGTCAGACTTGGTGGTTTACTGTAAGAGTGTTCACTTCCACGGCTTTGAGTACGCCCGCTCATACGGCAAGTGCTCCGAGATGTCCTCATTCTCCGAGTCCAAGGCCAAGAGGCTTGCTAAAGACACAG GGACAGATTTTGTGCAGTACCACACACGGCAGCTGAGCAGGATTTACCCAGCAGGCCGGAGGACGGAGTCCTCCAACTACAACCCGCAGGACATGTGGAGCGTGGGCTGCCAGATAG TGGCTCTGAACTTCCAGACAGCAGGTCTGGAGATGGATCTGAACGACGGGCTGTTTGCTCAGAACGCCGGCTGTGGCTACGTCCTAAAGCCTGCCTTCATGAGGGACGGCAACACTCAGTTCAGTCCGGAGAAACCCGAGGAGCGGCCCGGCTACACACCTATGCGCTTATCCATACAG GTGATCAGCGGGCAGCAGCTCCCAAAGGTGAACCAGAAAGAGGGCTCTATAGTAGACCCCCTGGTCAGAGTGGAGAtctatggagtgccacaggacCAGGCCAAAGAAGAGACAAGTCACATAAACAACAATG GCTTTAACCCGGTGTGGAATGAAACTCTAAATTTTGTCATCCACACCCCTGAGCTGGCCCTGGTTCGCTTTGAGGTAGAGGACTACGACAAGACATCCAGGAACGACTTCATGGGACAGTTCACTCTACCGTTTACGAGCATACAAGCAG GATATCGTCATATACATTTACTCTCTAAAGATGGAACAGCcatccctccctcctccctcttcGTCAACATCAGCATCTCAGAACTCACAAGAAGAAGTCAGATCTGA